TATAAACTGACAAGCTATTCCAGGATAGAGAAAGCAATGTCAGATTGGGAAGGCTTTACAAGTAAAGTAGCCTTTGGATTTAATCAACGAGACTGTTCGATGAAATGCTCGAAGGAGACGATTTAGAGTGAGTGATAATTATAAGTGAGGTTAAGCTTTTCTAAATATTTAGCGATGAAACATGACTTAATTGGTATAATAAATTGAGGTTTCGAATTATCCCAGTTACTAAAGCCAATTCCACTATAAATTATTGGGTCGATTTTGGGTCGGGCAGGAAAGTGCATTGGCCCGGACAGGATTTAGGacaatgttacggactcaattcccacatcggttgtgagaacaactgatgtggggtatatagactaaatggactctctctcctaacagactagtcttttgggataAGTTCTcccgtttggtctgtatcaattggtgctttcattgagagctcaaacggctcggagtggtggccgggcaacgaactcgccgtgaccaacgagtacgTTTGGGgccgctcggagtggtgacccacggagtggtggccgggcaaagaatccgccgtgaccaacgtggccgtgaccaacgagaactcggagaggtggcccacggagtggtggcctggcaaagaaccagccgtgaccaacgtgaggacgttggcccttaaaaggagggtcgaatgttacggactcaattcccacatcggttgtgagaacaactgatgtggggtatatagactaaatggacTCTCTCTCCTaccaggctagtcttttgggatgagttctcccgtttggtctgtatcagACAACTGGATTGGCCCTAATTACCTCATTTAACCAGTGGACCCGGCCTGATCCCTTCTAACTTGGTAAATTAttggggtgttcggtttgcaagattgtttccgggattaaatttgtagtgtgtttggttcatgagattcaatcccacaactcaatcctagatagataatcatgggataattagtcatagctaaccccctatgactaaaataatctcacaactcaatcctagattgtatcttggtgctattttattttggaaaccgaacaccgcCTATGTGGATATATTTTGGATGGGGCTGGATTATGCTTTAGTTAGTCTCGTTCGAAATTCTGGAGTTGGGCCAAGCCCATATTTGTCAaagaataatgaaaaaaaaatccatctCCCCCAACTCATAAAAGGCACAAAAAAGGGTAAATATACGAACCATCATTTATCCTTTTCTGGATAATGTCTTCCGATGCAGCTGCTGATAGAACTGGATGTAATTGGTGCTACAAAATGGGTATATTGATGATCAAATTTCTTTCTTGATGATTCTGTTTCTTTGGCATCGATCACTGGTTTCTTACTGTGTTGCTTTTATTCACCATGAACATGAAGGCACAACATATTCAGTTATGCAAGCACTCACTTCCATTTATGTgtgtgaatgatgtgagttttcATTGCATCTTTTGGGGTATTTTAGTTAATGTTGCAAAAATTTGTGTAAGATTGAGATTTTGTTAGTGTTGGAATTTGGTAAAAGTGGTATATTTAATGAACTTCCATTCCAAATTTATTACCTTGTACAAACCCACGAACTTAAAGATGAAAAGCATGCACACAGTTAGATGCTCTTACATGATATAGATAACATTTCTAACACTAATGTCTCCCTACTTGATTCTTTTCTGCTGCCCGTCTTCTTCTCATGTCTCTGGAAATCAATACTTCTTCAACAACCTCATCTATTTGCTGTAGTATTTCTCTCTGAAGCTTCGACAGAATAAAAGTGGCCACACAATGCCTCCAAATCCCACAACATATCCGATTGCAGCACATACATATTCCCACTCAATCTCCCTCTTCTCTTCCAAATCATCATGTTCTCGTGTTGATAAGCCACTGTGGTTGTCATCACGAGGACTGCAACTTGAGCTGAGAGGGAAATCACAAAGCCCTGGATTTCCTTCAAAGGACTCAACTGAAAATGTTTGCATTTGACGGCCTTTGGGGATCTCTCCAACCAGATTATTGTATGAAAGATTCAACACTTCAAGGAATGTGAGTTCTCCAAGCTCCTCTGGGATCGGCCCTGCTAGTTCATTCACAGAGAGGTCGAGCGATTCGAGATTACTCAACCGACCAAACGATTCTGGTATGCTTCCATTGAGAGCATTGTTGGAGAAGTTAAGATGATGGAGTAAAGTAAGATCACCAATTGCATTTGGTATCTTCCCATAGAAACTATTGGAAGAAAAATCAATGGTACTAAAATCAAACCAAATCTCGTAAAGCTCTACCATTTTCCCTTTCATGATTAATGTGACGCCAGAGCTCGAGAATCGATGATAAGGGCCCTGTGCCGATCTTTCATCACATCGTACTACCATAGCCGTCCAACTGGAGAAGTTGATTGATTCCAGACTTCCACTAAAATGATTTGAATATATATCAAGAATTTTGAGACCTGGCCAAATGCTGTGACATCTTAAATCCCCATGGAATCTATTGGAGTGCAAAACAAGAACATTCAAGGTCGACGATAGCCTGCATGGGAACGTGTCCTTGATCATGTTGTTGCCAACATTCATGTACCTCAACCCCTTGCAATGTTCAATGGACTTTGGGATCTTTCCTTCTAAAGAATTGTTGTTAAGATCAAAAAATTGTAGACCACAATGCAAAGGAAAACTATCTGGAATGGGGCCGCTGATGTTGTTTTGACACAGATCGAGAAACGTAATGTTTTCAAATAGGCAAGGGGGTATGGAACCACTCAATTTATTTCTAAACAAGTCAAGATAAGTAAGGTGCCTAGCATTGCAGAAGGAGGTTGGAATTGATCCACTTAAACTATTATTATCAAGAGTCAAGGCCATGAGTCTAGAATCAAGGGGAATGGGCAGATGCAACTCACCCCTAAACTGGTTAGAGTGCAAGAATAGGGTTTgaagagaagaaggaatatGGTAAGGCTTTTGCAAATTTGTCAAATGATTGAAGTAAAGAGCCAAAAACAAAAGATGTGTTCCCCAAATCCAACTAGGTACCTCCCCCGCGAGACTATTGGCTCTGAGATCCAACGCTTGCAGATCCAAATCTTTGATGAAATCAGGAAAATGAGACAAGTTACAAGAAGATAGGAGTAACACTTTTAATCGGAGACCTCCATATGAACTTGAATTGACGTTGCCAATATCTACTGAGAAGGTAGATAGATCAAGGAATGTGAGATTGGGAAGGCTTCTCAAGTTGTCAAGTTGAAAAGTACCATTAAATTGGTTGGGTCCAAGTTGAAGTCCCACCAATGAAGGGAGACCAAACAGAGAGCAGAAAAATTATTTtaccaaaaaatagaaaattctatttttatggagaggacaaaaataccaaaaatagtCAATTTTTATAGGACGCTAAATTTATATTGTTAGCCTAtatgtttataaaaaaattatatttttattaatagggagtgaattaaattaaagcTTAGAATCGTAACTTGTATTACCTCCTCTATCCCAAATTATTTGAACCATAGGACGaagttattttatttaaataacatTGAGCGGAGGGAGCATGTTATTTAGTGCACTCGCTTTATAGAATTGGAAAGACTTAGCAATTGACTTGAGGTCTTCCACTATTTTATTCACTCATTGTGGTGGTGACTTGAGGCATTTCATTTACTTTAATTACATTTTGTAGCATCATTTTCCAAATAGTTGAGGTCTTCCACCATTTCATTTAGTTTATTTACATTTTGTAGGATCGTTTTCTAAATAGTTGAATTGTAAAAGATCAAAATCATCCGCGCGCCATGcgtatataaaataattaaattcgatTAAAAAGTTATAAGAATAACGTTAAGTGAACACACTGCTTGAAAAAAGAGGCCTCACCATATTGTAAAGTACATTTCAGAAAGTAGATAGTTCTTGAATAAAAAAGAGGCCACAACTAATTCACCAAGTATTCACTAAGAAAAGTTAGAAACCGCCACTGCTTCACACAGCTAATTCACAAATAGATAGTTCTTGAATAAAATAGATGGGCTTTAAGTGCCTAACATGTGCATCATCTTATCTACCAAACTGTCAAACAAGTCCATATAATTCAGATGTCTTGACCTTATTAAGGCTACCAAACAAATGAGGATTAGGTGCAGGTGgctttaaataaaaaatcgcaGTGGTCTACTAGTAAAGACTTAGTCTCTTCTGTGAGGAGGTGACAAATGATCTTTTATGCAAccctaaataaaaaatttatacatataatatcgtcgaatttttcaatattttatttatattgagtGTAGGCCTAAATCCATATTAGTCTCTTCTGTGAGGAGGTGACAAATGATCTCCACACAGACCCAATGAGCTATCATCATAATGAAATAAGGGAAATTATTATCTCAAAATTGAGTAAATATAGTCCATACCAAAATTAATTTGGGCGTCCACCCTTGTCTACAACGACCATGACTTTGAAACAATTGTGACATGTAACCATTTTGCTTTAAATGAAACTAACAATGTATACTTCACTATAATTTCAAAGTCCATGCATTTGTACATTAGTTATAGCGTGTTGATTTAATAAGAGGGTTTGGGCCAATGCTATTTAAGGTGACAAGTATAGATAAGAAGCCAAGTTTGACATTTCAAAGATGACTATGCTATGAAGACTTGACCAATTATATGATACGAGCATTTATTTAGTTAGTAAAATTAGGGATTTGtgtatttcaatatttttattttcttgttcatcaagttagttattagcattataaataggagtcattgtaatcatttgagaaatcaattaagaatatcaatattatcgttcattctcttctccaaagtGAGAAAACCGTCTTACTCGACAGGCACTTTCTCGCGACGGACATTTATTGATCGTCGATCCACGGACGCCGATCAGCCCGATAGGAGGTTTATCCTATCATTATAATTATGCTATTTTATAAAcaattttgtttataaaattatgCCATTTAATAAACAATTTTACTATGTGCATACGTTACTCTTTCGGCTTCATATCATAGGTTTACTTTCAGTTACACAATTTACATAGATTTCTGTTGCGACAGGGTAAAAACGTAACACGAGATTTACGTGAAAGATTATTTTGGTTTCCTAGTTTTATCAAGAAAACGATCCTTATAATGGATCGCTGCCAAAGTCATTATGAAATAATGAATCGCTGCCAATATTTGAATCATTTAAGACGCCGGTAGCTCCCCTGCGTGGACCTCCTCCAACATTGGCATCTCGGGATCATCCCGAACATCTTCGATATGAGGACATGCTCATCGGTCCCTGGTTCCTCGATTTTGGACGTGACATGAGTACAAAAGTGAAAGCACCACCAGATGATAAGGATATCCTCCTTGTTGATAGTTGAGCCGCCGTCGTGCTAATTCCGGTGGTGGTGTGATACAAGTATATCTTCGGAAATATCTATtatatctctattattatattatcatatatttTTCCATATCGTTATTATCTtgttcaccaagttaggttattcataggagtattataaatagaacTATTGTCATTCTCACTATTCAATTCATGAAATAATATAATTCACGctattttcctttcttctaCAATCCAAAACCCTAGTTTCTATCGTCGTTGATCGTCGGGCAAAGAATCCCGCGACTTCACGGAGGAATTGATCCTAGTTCTTGTCGTGTGCGATCGACGGGCAAACGTTCCCGCGACCTCACGGAGGAATTTGTGCGAGGTTAAGGAATACATCCTTAACAACTGGCGCTTTCATTGTCGAACTCACTTTTCATGTTGAATCGTGCGACTGGACTCACAGAGTCGATGACGGGTTCTTCCGCCGGTGTCATCGTCGGGGGAGTCACGTTCTGCGTCGACTCCGGCGTTGGATACACCAGCGCTGGTGTTCGAACACGTTCTTGCTTCGTTGGCAAGGTTGGAGGCAAGGCTTGAAGCGACGGAGCGACGCTCGGCGGTCGCGCGACCTCCACCGCGACCTGACCCGGATCCACCATATGCGGAGTGGCAGCGTGGGAGAGAGGATTCTGGTCGGCAGAGTGCGGTATTGACGCAGGCGACTGCGGTTTCGTCCAGATCGCCATTAGGGTTGGGCGGCGGCATCTCGTCGCATGGGCCGCAATCGACGTGCCTACCTGGAGGTTCTGCGTGGGACCGCTACGGGGTCAGCGCGGGGATGACTCACGGCAGACAGACGACGGCGTGGGACAATCCTGCCCATAGAATGGACAATCGAGCCGGACGACACGTGCCGGCGTCGGAGAATGCATGGGTCCGGCGTGAAGAGGCTCCCTATTCTGACTTGCAGCGTCCATTTATGACAGGAGCAACATCGGTCTCGGCTCAGCCACAATTAGGGTTTGGCGGCCAGCAACCCCGTGGCCCGCACCGCCCAGCCCGTGGAAGCGTCATGGGTACAACAACACCGCGAATCGGCAGAGGTGAGCGACTGCATGGGATAACCCAGCCTTTCGGCATGAGGTTCACGCCGGGAGACAGGCGCCTACGTGGGAGACGGCATGGGGCAGACATGAgtgttgagaaaaccgggtaactttctctcaaatagtgaaatgaaccgattcagtaattttagagttaacccaatggggtctactcgataaaattacttatccaaataaattctttggaaagactggcgaggacactgtccctcttaaataccagattcctaacagaatttatcagttggtgtatttatcacaatataaaaacacccaaaagaaccgtacaaaacactactaccaaacccgcaaataatattgaatacaatactactacaaaaaataaacccagaaataaatgcggaacaaaatagataataaagaaagaacacacccggaactttgataacggagttcggccaaattgcctacgtctccgagcaccctctgcagagccaacttatatatttaaatggagAAGAGTACAATTTGGGATGAATTACAAATGAGGGGGGAGTTCCTTTTATAGGCAACTTACCCCCCCAATTCCCTAACATCCACCGATGTGGGATTAGAAACATTTGACAAAAGTCAAATATTGTAGGCAATattcaacaaatctccaccttggcaaAATTTCAAATCCCACCGAACACAAATCTTCTCCATCCAAACAGACGACTCGCGGTGCTTTCATATTGGCGCAGTCAAGCACCAACTCCAAATCGCAGAATATTAACCAAGTCcaaacaatgttcaaacttgACCCTCGTCACCACCTTGGTCAAcatatctgcaggattctcCAAAGTTGGAACCTTTCGAATgacaatttcctcttcttcgagaatttcccgcacaaaatgatagcgaacgtcaatgtgcttcgtccttgcatgaaagacctgattctttgctaaatgaatAGCACTCTGGCTGTCATAATATACTTCGAGTTGTTTCTGACCAACACCTaattctttcagcaacccatgaagccaaatcgcctccttcacagcttcagtaatggccatgtactctgcctctgtcgtagacaaagctaccgttgactgcaaggtagacttccaactaactggcgcactcgctaaagtgaacaaatacccagtagtagatcttcgcttatccaaatcaccagcatagtcggaatcacaatatccaactGTAAAAAGACCAAGTGATTTATCCTGCTCAAACAACAAACCAATATCTACAGTATCTTTGATATACCGCAGAATCCATTTCACAGCTAGCCAATGACCCTTTCCTGGATCATGCATATATCTGCTCACAGTACCAACGGCCTGTGAaatgtctggtcttgtacacaccattgcatacatcaagcttccaactgcGTTAGCATAGGGAACTTTCGCCATATATTCTCGCTCATCTTCCGTTTTTGGAGATAATTGAGAACAAAGTTTCAAATGAGGAGCAAGTGGGGTACTTACAGGTTTGGAATCATCATTTATACCAAAACGCTGTAGTACTTTGGTCAAATACTGCTTCTGTGTCAGCCAAAGCTTGCCTCCTTCTCTATCTCTTGTTATCTCCAAGCCGagaatcttcttggcttcccccaaatccttcatctcgaactctttacTCAATTGAGCCTTCAATTTGTCCACTGCAACTTGGCTCTTTGAtgctatcagcatatcatcaacgtacaagagtaggtagatgtaggaaccatcttgaagtctgcgcaaatacacacagtggtcgtatttgcttcttgtgtacatctgatccttcataaatttgtcaaaccgtttgtaccactgtcttgaagacTGCTTCAATCCGTACAACGATTTGTACAATTTgcaaacccaattttctttaccagcaaccttgaatccctccggttgggtcatatagatttcctccttcagatcaccgtgtaaaaacgcggtcttcacatcaagttgagctagctccaaattcaactgcgctaccaaagtcaacaaaattctaatggaggaatgtttaacaacaggagaaaatacctcattgtaatcaattccctccTTCTGGGCGTAGCCTTTAGCTACCAATCTTGCTTTGTAGCGAACATCATCTCTGTCAGGAAATCCCTCTTTCTTTGCAAAAacccatttacatccaattgccttcctgcctttcggcaatggcatcagcttccacgtcttgttcttctgaagagattgcatctcttcttccaaaacacctttccaaccatcgctttctgaactttcaatagctttcgaaaagatacatggaacatcatcaacaactggaagcgcatatgctaccatatccgcaaatcgagcaggtttcttattttcccgcctcgttcgcctgactgcaattggctctgattgctgcgaaggttcttggggtgtaacctcttcatcatctgactcttcttcttccataggagagtcatttgtggtgttcgtagttgggatcacaactgcttcttcgaactccacctgcttcggtgtatactccacctgctgcgaagtatcactactatttggatttaccttattcaacatggaagattcatcaaaggtaaCATCCCTACTTACAATCGTCTTCTTAGACTCCAAACACCATAACCGATATCCTTTAACACCAGCACTGAAACCCATAAACAAAGCCTTCTTTGCACGTGGATCCAACTTTGATTCAGtcacatgataatatgcaatagaaccaaaaatacgcaaagaatcataatcagttgctggtttaccggaccatacctctaaaggagtcttgccatcaatggcagaacatggcaaacgattgacaatgtgttgagcgtatgtgatggcctcagcccaaaattttctgtctagcccagcattagacagcatacaacgaactttctccactagtgttcgattcatacgctctgacactccattctgctgtggtgtatttctcactgtgaagtgccgaactatgccacactcctggcatacatcttggaaaggatcactcttgtattctccaccgttgtctgatcggagaaccttgatcttcctccccatctgattttcaacttgagctttccatttcagaaaaatcccaaggacttcatttttgctcttcatagtgtacacccaaactctcctggaaaaatcatcaacaaaagtgacaaaatagtgtctacctccaagtgacggagtcttggcaggtccccacacatctgagtgtacgtaatccagaattcccttcgtattatggattgcagtgccaaatttcactcttcgttgttttcccagaacacaatgctcgcaaaactctaatttgcaagacttcgtacctttcaataatccttgcttggtgagaatttgcaatgatctctcaccagcatgtcccaatcgcaaatgccaaagcttcgttgcctctgcatccttcttattactcgaagttgcagttgctactgtcccaacaactgtactaccttggtagtaatacaaattgttcttcctcacacctttcagcatcaccaatgctcctgaagttgctttaagaattccatctcgcatcatcacaactaggcctttagattctaaggcccccaatgagatgagattcttcttcaactggggcacgtaccgcacatccttcaaaattctagtggatccatcctgattccgtagcttgattgagcctatcccggctgtcttacatggactgtcattccccatgtaaacaagtccgccattgagttcttcgaaatcaaagaaccactccctgatgggacacatatgataggtgcaacctgaatccaataTCCACTCGTCTGGATACGATGTTGAAGGTGAAACCGTCAAAGAACAATCTGACTCCGCATCATTTCTGCATGCAGCAACATTTGCATCTTGCgaagccttttctttcttcttcaactttgggcagtctttcttccaatgtcctttctcataacagaaagcacactcatctttggcaactcgccttttcgatttggaccttcctcttctctcctttgatcggccttgttgacgacctcttgccactaatgcttcatctgtaactgctttgcctttcattttatctgcctttcgcaattcatgactatacaaagcagaacatacagtatctaaagacacattctttttaccgtggagtaatgtggtctccagatgttcaaattcatcaggtagagacgacaacaacatcaatgccagatcctcatcctcaaatttcacatctaaatttagcaggtctgctactaattggttaaacaaagtaatgtgttcattcatagtggtacctgatcggtattcaaatcggaacaaccttttcttcataaggagcttattctgaccactcttcttcagaaatttgtcctccagtgtcttccacaatctatgtgcagaagtctcattcttgacagcatacttctgctccctggatagacacgaccgaattgttccacaagctaaccgatttatggtactccaatctttatcatctatatcttctggtttcttttcttcaatggcaatgtcaagaccttgctggaaaagagagtctagaacctccccctgccacataccaaaatggccagtaccgtcaaatatctccaccgtcaatttcatatttgacagtggaaacctcgaccacgatgacgaagaactagccttgttttcttgatcattacccgccattacagactcaaaataaagtattcaatattacaaacaaatagaaccaaggacgaaccttggctctgataccacttgttgagaaaaccgggtaattttctctcaaatagtgaaatgaaccgattcagtaattttagagttaacccaatggggtctactcgataaaattacttctccaaataaattctttggaaagacaggcgaggacactgtccctcttaaataccagattcctaacagaatttatcagttggtgtatttatcacaatataaaaacacccaaaagaaccgtacaaaacactactaccaaacccgcaaataatattgaatacaatactactacaaaaaataaacccagaaataaatgcggaacaaaatagataataaagaaagaacacacccggaactttgataacggagttcggccaaattgcctacgtctccgagcaccctctgcagagcccacttatatatttaaatggagAAGAGTACAATTTTGGGATGAATTACAAATGAGGGGGGGAGTTCCTTTTATAGGCAACTTACCCCCCAATTCCCTAACATCCACCGATGTGGGATTAGAAACATTTGACAAAAGTCAAATATTGTAGGCAATATTCAACAATGAGGGCGGTCGCTATTCGGACCAGCCGTGGAGGATCGACGCGTCGAAACGGCGTGCGGCCATCGCACAACCACCGCCGCGACCCGACCCCGATCCACCAGACACGGATTGGCAGAGGGGGAGAGAGGAATCGAGGCGGCAGAGAGCAGTTTTGACGCCGCCACCGGCGGTAGCGTCAATACCGCGATTAGGGTTTGGCGACGATTCTTCAATTCGTGGGCCGCAGCAGGCAACCCAACCTGGTGCATCTTCAGGGGCCAGATACACGGTCAAGGGCGACGGGGATCGCGGCAAGCAGCCATCAGCTTCCGTCGCCATCGAGGCCCCTTCATCCTCGACCACTGACCTATTGCTTCAAGTCAAAGACCTCTCCTCTGTCATCGCCGAGTCCAAGCAGCCTATCCTCAATGGCGTTAATCTTACCGTCCGCCATGGAGAGGTTCATGCTGTGATGGGGAAGAACGGCTCAGGGAAAAGTACATTTGCAAAGGTCCTTGCTGGTCATCCAGATTATGAGGTTACAGGAGGAAGTGTAATGTACAAAGGGCTTGATCTGCGTGAGATGGAACCTGAGGAAAGGGCTACTGCTGGATTATTTATGAGCTTTCAATCATCAGTTGAAATTCCTGGTGTAAGCAATATTAACTTCTTAAATATGGCTTACAAT
This genomic interval from Salvia splendens isolate huo1 chromosome 13, SspV2, whole genome shotgun sequence contains the following:
- the LOC121760951 gene encoding receptor-like protein 48, with protein sequence MALTLDNNSLSGSIPTSFCNARHLTYLDLFRNKLSGSIPPCLFENITFLDLCQNNISGPIPDSFPLHCGLQFFDLNNNSLEGKIPKSIEHCKGLRYMNVGNNMIKDTFPCRLSSTLNVLVLHSNRFHGDLRCHSIWPGLKILDIYSNHFSGSLESINFSSWTAMVVRCDERSAQGPYHRFSSSGVTLIMKGKMVELYEIWFDFSTIDFSSNSFYGKIPNAIGDLTLLHHLNFSNNALNGSIPESFGRLSNLESLDLSVNELAGPIPEELGELTFLEVLNLSYNNLVGEIPKGRQMQTFSVESFEGNPGLCDFPLSSSCSPRDDNHSGLSTREHDDLEEKREIEWEYVCAAIGYVVGFGGIVWPLLFCRSFREKYYSK
- the LOC121760952 gene encoding ABC transporter I family member 6, chloroplastic-like, with the translated sequence MEDSSKAIFNNEGGRYSDQPWRIDASKRRAAIAQPPPRPDPDPPDTDWQRGREESRRQRAVLTPPPAVASIPRLGFGDDSSIRGPQQATQPGASSGARYTVKGDGDRGKQPSASVAIEAPSSSTTDLLLQVKDLSSVIAESKQPILNGVNLTVRHGEVHAVMGKNGSGKSTFAKVLAGHPDYEVTGGSVMYKGLDLREMEPEERATAGLFMSFQSSVEIPGVSNINFLNMAYNARRRKLGLPELGPLEFYGYVAPKLELVNMKTDFLNRYVNEGFSGGKKKRNEILQLAVLGAEFAILDEIDSGLDVDALQGVYLRKYLLYLYYYIIIYFSISLLSCSPS